A stretch of Paenibacillus peoriae DNA encodes these proteins:
- a CDS encoding response regulator transcription factor has protein sequence MYKVLLVDDERMILEGISQVVDWGKAGTRLVGTARNGIEAYDQIQASPPDFVISDISMPGLDGIGLVAKTTEHFPDVRFILLSGYKDFDYACRAMQYGVKHYLLKPCNERQIHEALTELGQEREEQEERKQFVNRMKLDFQRMLPHVKEHFLKEFISYKTYGSRDIAFYERLFGIELQDKQVRMLLLRVEESHEPEHLFALQNIAADLMDDVLLSTTMQGQLLIVLESEDDTSRFMKQIEAVRATFHRFYKLEVTVAVSESDSMQHSRGMYRETLHCMNHRFYTGEGSLITKEDLAAEDTREMADLELDEEKFGLLIKAGNTVEVAQEVDRLFGILSRMKLEISVTRSYVLQLYAAMIRICPEEERAAFTSRMVVLAEQKTLACLKSFVQEAAERMTAIYYKSNVYRQSSTVDKMITIIEQNYRKSDLSLNGVAGQMLYMNSDYLGKIFKKVTGENFSHYVNRYRIERAAEHIRETGDVKVFELAEWFGFGGNAQYFSQVFKKWAGMTPSEYIKSHERG, from the coding sequence GTGTACAAGGTGCTACTGGTTGATGATGAGCGTATGATTTTGGAAGGCATATCACAGGTGGTTGATTGGGGGAAAGCAGGCACGAGATTGGTTGGCACGGCACGTAACGGGATTGAGGCTTATGATCAGATTCAAGCCAGCCCACCTGATTTTGTGATTAGCGACATCTCTATGCCAGGACTAGACGGTATCGGACTGGTTGCCAAAACGACGGAGCATTTTCCAGACGTCCGTTTCATTCTGTTGTCTGGCTACAAAGATTTTGATTATGCCTGTCGGGCCATGCAATACGGGGTGAAGCACTACTTGTTGAAGCCATGCAATGAGCGGCAAATTCATGAGGCTCTGACCGAGTTGGGACAGGAGCGGGAGGAGCAGGAAGAACGCAAGCAGTTTGTAAACCGGATGAAGCTAGATTTTCAGCGTATGCTGCCTCATGTGAAGGAACACTTTTTGAAGGAGTTTATTTCCTATAAAACTTACGGTAGCCGCGATATCGCATTTTATGAGCGGTTATTCGGAATTGAATTGCAAGATAAGCAGGTTCGAATGCTGCTGCTGCGGGTGGAGGAATCCCATGAGCCGGAGCATCTGTTTGCATTGCAAAATATAGCGGCAGATTTGATGGATGATGTCTTGCTCAGTACGACCATGCAGGGGCAATTGCTCATTGTGCTGGAAAGTGAGGATGATACGTCACGGTTTATGAAACAGATTGAAGCGGTACGTGCGACATTTCATCGCTTTTACAAACTGGAGGTAACGGTCGCAGTTAGTGAGTCGGATAGTATGCAGCATTCACGGGGGATGTACCGGGAGACACTGCATTGTATGAATCACCGTTTTTACACCGGGGAGGGCAGTCTGATTACGAAAGAGGATTTAGCGGCTGAGGATACCCGGGAGATGGCAGATTTGGAGCTGGACGAGGAGAAGTTCGGTCTGCTGATCAAGGCTGGAAATACGGTGGAGGTTGCACAGGAAGTGGATCGGTTATTCGGTATTTTGTCCCGGATGAAGCTGGAAATCTCTGTGACCCGCTCTTATGTGCTTCAGCTCTATGCCGCTATGATCCGTATATGCCCTGAAGAAGAGCGTGCGGCGTTTACGAGCCGAATGGTGGTGCTGGCAGAGCAAAAAACGCTGGCATGTCTCAAATCTTTTGTACAGGAAGCTGCCGAACGAATGACCGCAATCTATTATAAAAGTAATGTGTATCGCCAATCTTCTACCGTTGATAAAATGATCACTATTATTGAGCAAAACTACAGAAAATCCGATTTGTCGCTGAACGGAGTGGCAGGCCAAATGCTGTATATGAATTCCGACTACTTAGGGAAGATTTTCAAAAAGGTGACTGGGGAAAACTTCTCACACTACGTCAATCGTTATCGGATCGAACGTGCGGCTGAGCATATTCGAGAGACAGGAGATGTAAAGGTGTTTGAGCTGGCCGAATGGTTCGGCTTTGGCGGGAACGCGCAATATTTTAGCCAGGTGTTCAAAAAATGGGCAGGTATGACGCCTTCCGAGTACATTAAATCACACGAGAGGGGATGA
- a CDS encoding rhamnogalacturonan acetylesterase: MWKFDFGPGEPADGYKGVSPDCVYTTEQGYGFETTEHVYGRKRQCAAKDARTQLRSSFCIPLNAAFVADVPDGMYLVTILVGDSQAETLTRLKAGEGKHMLPPVHTLPGQFTEALFAVPVRGGKLRLTVSGTAPRLNALEIAPAPQTLRLFLAGDSTVTDQDASGYPYTGWGQALPALFKHDVCVDNHAVSGRSSKSFVDEGRLGAILGEIKAGDFLFIQFGHNDQKPDPERATEPFTTYKEHLRLYIDGARSHGATPVLVTPVHRRYFNEDGTLSDTHGDYVTAVRELAEEANVPLIDLSARTQELYEQLGPEESKELFMWLLPGEYMNFSGGLEDNTHFHENGAVRIADMVVDAVRALDLQPLRMYLR; the protein is encoded by the coding sequence TTGTGGAAGTTTGATTTTGGTCCGGGGGAACCTGCGGATGGCTACAAGGGAGTGTCTCCGGATTGCGTATATACAACTGAACAGGGCTATGGCTTCGAGACTACGGAGCATGTGTACGGTCGAAAAAGGCAGTGTGCAGCTAAGGATGCACGCACGCAGCTACGAAGCAGCTTTTGTATTCCACTGAACGCTGCATTTGTTGCAGATGTGCCAGACGGGATGTATCTCGTCACTATACTGGTCGGCGATTCGCAGGCGGAAACGCTCACGCGACTCAAGGCTGGTGAAGGCAAGCACATGCTTCCCCCGGTACACACGCTGCCGGGCCAGTTCACCGAAGCCCTGTTTGCGGTGCCAGTCCGGGGTGGCAAGCTGCGCCTCACCGTATCAGGCACCGCGCCACGGCTCAATGCGCTGGAGATTGCGCCAGCGCCACAGACCCTCCGGCTATTCCTAGCCGGAGATTCCACGGTTACGGATCAGGACGCATCCGGTTATCCGTATACTGGCTGGGGCCAGGCTTTGCCCGCCCTGTTCAAGCATGATGTCTGCGTGGATAATCATGCCGTATCGGGAAGAAGCTCCAAAAGCTTTGTGGACGAAGGACGGCTGGGTGCCATTTTGGGCGAAATAAAGGCAGGAGACTTCCTGTTCATCCAGTTCGGCCATAATGATCAGAAGCCTGACCCGGAGCGGGCTACAGAGCCTTTTACAACCTACAAGGAGCATCTTCGCCTCTACATCGACGGCGCAAGAAGCCATGGGGCAACCCCGGTACTGGTCACGCCCGTACATCGTCGCTATTTTAATGAGGATGGTACGCTATCTGACACACATGGTGACTATGTAACAGCGGTTCGTGAGCTGGCGGAAGAAGCGAATGTACCGCTGATTGATTTGTCTGCCCGCACGCAGGAGTTATATGAGCAGCTGGGTCCCGAAGAGAGTAAAGAGCTTTTTATGTGGCTGCTGCCTGGTGAATACATGAACTTTTCCGGCGGCTTAGAGGATAACACACATTTTCATGAGAATGGTGCGGTTCGTATTGCAGACATGGTGGTGGATGCTGTGAGGGCACTGGATTTGCAACCGTTACGCATGTATTTACGTTGA
- a CDS encoding carbohydrate ABC transporter permease: protein MAWKTVKWPIYHILVAALALLMLYPVFWMLFSSFKESRTIFVTASSLFPTEWIWQNYVTGWKGTTGYNFGTYILNSLTIVVISTIGAVLSSSLIAFGFARLKFKGRNLWFALMMVTLMLPGDVVLVPQYIIFTKLGWINTILPLVVPSFFGMPFFIFLMVQFIRTIPGELDEAATIDGCGKFRLYFRIILPLLKSSLATAAIFSFYWKWEDLLGPVLYLNSPEKYTVSIALKMFLDSESASNWGGMFAMSILSLLPVIAVFFAFQKQIVEGMSTSGLKG, encoded by the coding sequence ATGGCATGGAAAACGGTCAAATGGCCAATTTATCACATACTGGTTGCTGCACTGGCGCTCCTGATGCTGTATCCCGTTTTTTGGATGCTGTTCAGCTCGTTTAAAGAAAGTCGGACGATATTCGTCACGGCATCCTCGCTTTTCCCTACAGAATGGATCTGGCAAAACTATGTAACAGGCTGGAAAGGAACGACTGGCTACAACTTTGGCACGTACATTCTGAACTCGCTCACGATCGTGGTGATTTCAACGATTGGAGCCGTGCTTTCCTCCTCATTGATCGCATTTGGCTTTGCGCGCTTGAAATTCAAAGGGCGTAACTTGTGGTTTGCTTTGATGATGGTGACGCTTATGCTACCAGGGGATGTGGTACTGGTACCGCAATATATTATTTTCACCAAGCTCGGTTGGATCAATACGATCTTACCGTTGGTGGTACCCTCCTTTTTCGGGATGCCGTTCTTCATCTTTCTGATGGTGCAGTTTATACGAACGATTCCAGGAGAGTTGGATGAAGCGGCGACGATTGATGGATGCGGCAAGTTCCGGCTGTATTTTAGAATTATTTTACCCTTACTCAAGTCGTCGTTGGCTACAGCGGCAATCTTCTCTTTCTACTGGAAGTGGGAGGATTTGCTAGGTCCGGTACTGTATCTGAATTCGCCGGAGAAATATACCGTATCTATTGCACTCAAGATGTTCCTCGACAGCGAGTCGGCTTCCAACTGGGGAGGAATGTTCGCGATGTCTATCCTAAGCCTGCTTCCAGTTATCGCTGTATTCTTCGCATTCCAGAAGCAAATTGTAGAAGGAATGAGTACAAGTGGTTTGAAGGGATAA
- a CDS encoding carbohydrate ABC transporter permease, whose translation MSLRNHQSLKANMTGYAFISPFIVGFLAFTLIPMFISLYLSFTTYNLFTPPKWIGLGNFEKMFTGDPKYWNSIRVTFTYVLVGVPLRLIFALFVAMILNTKSRMVGTYRTMYYLPSIIGGSVAVSIMWRNIFSNNGIVNSLLSTLGATPVKWFGDPDASLTMLITLSVWQFGSSMLIFLAGLKNIPVELYEASSVDGAKPVRKFFSITLPLLSPIILFNLIMQTISAFMTFVPAYVISKGEGGPMDGTMLHSLYLFRQAFMFSNMGYAAAMAWVMLIMIGILTAILFITSRYWVFYETEKGC comes from the coding sequence ATGAGCTTGCGAAATCATCAGAGCTTGAAAGCCAATATGACCGGATATGCGTTTATCAGCCCGTTTATTGTGGGCTTTCTGGCGTTTACGTTAATTCCAATGTTTATTTCGCTGTATCTGTCCTTTACCACCTACAACCTGTTCACCCCGCCCAAATGGATTGGTCTGGGTAACTTCGAAAAAATGTTCACAGGCGACCCGAAATACTGGAATTCGATCAGGGTCACGTTTACGTATGTATTGGTCGGTGTACCGTTGCGACTGATTTTCGCGCTGTTTGTGGCTATGATTTTGAATACCAAGTCGCGTATGGTCGGCACCTATCGGACGATGTACTATCTACCGTCGATTATCGGGGGCAGTGTTGCGGTATCCATTATGTGGCGGAACATTTTCAGTAATAACGGCATAGTGAACAGCCTGCTTTCGACCTTAGGGGCGACTCCGGTGAAGTGGTTTGGTGACCCGGATGCTTCGCTTACGATGCTAATCACCTTGTCCGTATGGCAATTTGGCTCCTCCATGCTGATTTTTCTGGCAGGTTTGAAGAACATTCCTGTTGAATTGTACGAGGCGTCCAGTGTAGATGGCGCTAAGCCAGTACGAAAATTTTTCAGTATTACGCTACCGTTGCTTAGCCCCATTATTCTATTTAATCTGATTATGCAGACGATCAGTGCCTTTATGACCTTCGTCCCGGCTTATGTTATTTCTAAGGGCGAAGGAGGCCCGATGGATGGAACGATGCTGCATTCACTGTATCTGTTCCGACAGGCGTTTATGTTCAGCAACATGGGATATGCGGCAGCCATGGCTTGGGTCATGCTCATTATGATTGGGATACTGACAGCGATATTATTTATAACCTCCAGATACTGGGTATTTTATGAAACGGAAAAGGGGTGCTGA
- a CDS encoding sensory rhodopsin transducer, whose protein sequence is MGNAELSQEKVANQPRGSLFWVIPDGYIPPESRGELLSHESICVLNCGSRVANLSIDIYFEDREPLEGLIEVVEGRRTRHIRTASLEKSGERIPTGIPYAITVTSDVPIIVQYSRLDTTQPELALMSVMAYPI, encoded by the coding sequence ATGGGAAATGCTGAACTTTCTCAGGAAAAGGTGGCTAATCAGCCGCGAGGCAGCCTATTCTGGGTCATCCCCGATGGGTATATTCCACCGGAAAGCCGGGGAGAGCTGCTCAGTCATGAGAGTATATGCGTGCTGAATTGTGGGAGCCGTGTGGCAAATCTAAGTATAGACATCTATTTTGAAGACCGCGAGCCATTGGAGGGATTGATCGAGGTGGTGGAAGGAAGACGAACCCGTCATATCCGAACAGCCTCGTTGGAGAAATCCGGCGAACGGATTCCGACAGGCATTCCTTACGCAATTACGGTCACTAGCGATGTGCCCATCATCGTACAATATAGCAGATTGGACACGACACAGCCGGAATTGGCGTTAATGAGTGTCATGGCGTACCCTATTTAA
- a CDS encoding glycoside hydrolase family 88/105 protein has product MPALIFDEEQVKQVIDRVVERTFQMHYSWDWPGGVAFYGVCEAYEATGNEKYLIKLKEWVDESIEDGLPSLSVNGVSVGHCLLTLYQATGEQKYLDIAIEMAEFLAKKAERFADGIFQHTVNSLHDVFPQQAWVDTMFMAGYYLLRIGHLLGNKEYWEDGVRQYHGHEEFLQDPDTNLYYHGWDHANQSRMSGIYWARGNSWAALTMAKALKFVEVQHPSYMIIDGSLRDQLNALVRLQSPEGLWHTVLNDDTSYLETSGSAGIATALLMQGRLFNKYTQKAIDGILSRIKDDGTVTGVSAGTAVMNDIDGYRNVPYKRIQGWGQGLALAFLAQLLRTKENPYG; this is encoded by the coding sequence ATGCCTGCATTGATATTTGATGAAGAACAAGTTAAGCAGGTGATCGACCGGGTAGTTGAACGCACATTTCAAATGCACTACAGCTGGGATTGGCCGGGTGGAGTAGCCTTTTACGGAGTATGCGAAGCGTATGAAGCGACAGGGAACGAAAAGTATTTGATCAAGCTGAAAGAATGGGTTGACGAAAGTATTGAGGATGGGCTTCCATCTCTCTCGGTGAACGGCGTTTCTGTCGGGCACTGTTTGTTGACGCTTTACCAGGCCACAGGTGAGCAAAAATACCTTGATATTGCCATCGAGATGGCAGAATTTTTGGCCAAAAAAGCGGAACGGTTTGCCGACGGCATTTTCCAGCATACGGTGAACTCACTTCATGATGTATTTCCGCAGCAAGCATGGGTGGATACGATGTTTATGGCCGGTTATTATTTGCTGCGTATCGGTCATCTGTTGGGCAACAAAGAGTATTGGGAGGATGGGGTTCGTCAATATCACGGGCATGAAGAATTTTTGCAGGACCCGGATACGAATCTGTATTATCACGGATGGGATCATGCGAATCAAAGCCGGATGTCAGGAATATATTGGGCGCGCGGCAATTCATGGGCAGCTCTCACGATGGCAAAAGCGCTGAAATTTGTGGAGGTGCAGCATCCATCTTATATGATCATCGATGGCTCGCTGCGTGACCAGCTCAATGCGCTGGTGCGACTGCAATCCCCGGAAGGGCTGTGGCATACGGTGCTGAATGATGATACCTCTTATCTGGAAACCTCGGGCTCGGCAGGAATCGCGACTGCCTTGCTTATGCAAGGGCGGTTGTTTAACAAATACACACAAAAGGCGATCGACGGTATTCTTTCCCGCATTAAGGACGACGGCACAGTAACGGGTGTATCCGCTGGAACCGCTGTGATGAACGATATTGACGGCTATCGAAACGTCCCCTACAAACGCATTCAGGGCTGGGGTCAGGGATTGGCGCTTGCTTTTCTGGCTCAACTGTTGCGTACCAAGGAGAATCCATACGGCTAG
- a CDS encoding ABC transporter substrate-binding protein: MGKKGWFLIIAMLLVLTTACSGADGGGNSGTSADGKVKLRIAWWGSDTRHEYTQKVVDLYKQKNPNVTIDVEYASFDDYWKKLAPQAAANQLPDIVQMDISYISQYAKNGQLEDLAPYLNQKIQVADVNENVLSTGVIAGKQYGIPTGVNVLGFQYDPALLKKAGIDKIPDNWTWDQYKEMALKAASNKVYFDSSMAADIFFHYYLRTQGKTLYNAEGTGLGYDDDKLFVDFFSGLADLIKKGATPPPEIMNQTKGILEESDIVKGTGIGIWQWSNQYVGLQQVVNRPMALAPMFGPNMEKGVYMQPTMYWTVASRSQVKDEAAKFIDFWMNDVEANKLIKGERGVPISSKIKEAVAPELSEPTKQVFEFVASMEPKASPMSPPPPVGSPEVIATLTDYIEQVNFGQMTPEDAAAKFRADANTILANNKQ; the protein is encoded by the coding sequence GTGGGCAAAAAGGGATGGTTTCTGATTATAGCTATGCTGCTCGTTTTGACGACAGCATGTAGCGGAGCGGACGGCGGCGGCAATTCGGGCACAAGTGCAGACGGGAAAGTAAAGTTACGTATCGCTTGGTGGGGATCGGATACGCGTCATGAATACACGCAGAAGGTCGTTGATTTGTATAAGCAGAAAAATCCTAATGTAACGATCGATGTGGAATATGCCTCTTTTGATGACTATTGGAAAAAGCTCGCCCCACAGGCTGCGGCTAATCAGTTACCGGATATCGTGCAAATGGACATTTCGTACATTAGCCAATATGCAAAAAATGGTCAACTGGAGGATCTCGCGCCTTACTTAAATCAAAAAATTCAGGTCGCTGACGTGAACGAAAATGTACTCAGTACCGGCGTAATAGCAGGAAAGCAATATGGTATTCCAACAGGTGTCAATGTTCTGGGTTTCCAGTATGATCCGGCGCTGCTCAAAAAAGCGGGCATAGACAAAATTCCTGACAACTGGACATGGGATCAATACAAAGAAATGGCTTTAAAGGCAGCTTCCAATAAAGTATACTTTGACAGCTCAATGGCTGCCGATATTTTCTTCCACTATTATTTGCGTACGCAAGGAAAGACTCTCTACAATGCGGAAGGGACAGGATTGGGGTATGACGATGATAAGCTGTTTGTTGACTTCTTCAGCGGATTGGCTGATCTGATTAAGAAGGGAGCGACCCCGCCTCCTGAAATTATGAACCAGACCAAGGGGATTCTTGAGGAATCCGATATCGTAAAAGGAACAGGCATCGGTATTTGGCAGTGGTCCAATCAGTATGTAGGTTTACAGCAGGTTGTTAACCGCCCCATGGCACTGGCACCAATGTTTGGGCCGAATATGGAAAAAGGCGTATACATGCAGCCTACGATGTACTGGACGGTTGCTTCCCGTTCACAGGTGAAGGATGAGGCCGCAAAGTTTATTGATTTCTGGATGAATGATGTGGAAGCGAATAAATTGATTAAAGGCGAACGTGGCGTACCGATTTCCTCCAAAATCAAGGAAGCTGTTGCGCCAGAGTTAAGCGAGCCTACGAAGCAGGTGTTTGAATTTGTAGCTTCCATGGAGCCGAAGGCTTCTCCAATGAGCCCGCCGCCGCCAGTCGGATCGCCGGAAGTGATTGCGACTCTGACCGATTATATTGAGCAGGTCAATTTTGGACAGATGACACCAGAAGACGCAGCGGCCAAATTCCGGGCTGATGCGAATACTATCCTTGCGAATAACAAGCAATAA